Proteins from a single region of Juglans microcarpa x Juglans regia isolate MS1-56 chromosome 5S, Jm3101_v1.0, whole genome shotgun sequence:
- the LOC121268671 gene encoding putative NAC domain-containing protein 94 gives MEMEAQKKMSIADHLVVDGKNGGGFLPGFRFHPTDEELVGFYLRRKVEKKLINLDLIKQIDIYNHDPWDLPKVGSCANGDQKEIYFFCRRGRKYKNSIRPNRVTRSGFWKATGIDKPIYSHVEGSAVQECIGLKKSLVYYRGSAGKGGTKTDWMMHEFRLAASKSTNLINNPNNSTQEAEVWTLCRILKRDVSNKKYASEWQKNNSKRNLGYSSSITCSSDQSNDITDEYNSSFGALAAEIGNEGRPMISSSTDHPMDEKNNMLFARQQLLTGQVPYNMASCLSDTNPNDEDHHEISCKEGNWDELMPVVEFAINPSLLHCFK, from the exons ATGGAAATGGAGGCCCAAAAAAAGATGAGTATTGCTGATCATCTAGTAGTTGATGGCAAGAACGGTGGAGGGTTTCTTCCAGGGTTTCGATTCCATCCTACAGATGAAGAGCTTGTTGGGTTTTATCTTCGAAGGAAGGTGGAGAAGAAGCTTATTAATCTTGACCTCATCAAACAAATTGATATATACAATCATGACCCCTGGGATCttccaa AAGTTGGTAGCTGTGCTAATGGAGATCAGAAAGAGATCTACTTCTTCTgcagaagaggaagaaagtaCAAGAACAGCATAAGACCCAACAGGGTGACAAGATCTGGATTTTGGAAAGCCACAGGAATCGACAAGCCAATATATTCTCATGTTGAAGGAAGTGCTGTTCAGGAATGCATTGGTCTGAAGAAGTCATTAGTTTATTACCGAGGAAGCGCTGGAAAAGGTGGCACTAAAACTGATTGGATGATGCATGAGTTCCGTCTCGCAGCCAGCAAAAGCACCAACCTTATAAATAACCCAAATAACTCTACACAAGAAGCT GAAGTTTGGACACTTTGTCGGATTTTGAAGCGAGATGTTTCTAACAAAAAGTATGCTTCAGAGTGGCAAAAGAACAACTCTAAACGAAATCTGGGTTATTCGAGCTCAATAACATGCAGTTCTGATCAGTCCAACGACATTACAGACGAGTATAATTCGAGCTTTGGAGCTTTGGCTGCTGAGATTGGAAATGAGGGGAGACCCATGATCAGTAGTAGTACTGATCATCCTATGGACGAAAAGAACAATATGCTATTTGCACGACAGCAGCTCTTGACAGGTCAGGTTCCGTATAATATGGCCTCATGTTTAAGCGACACGAACCCAAACGATGAAGATCATCACGAAATATCATGTAAAGAAGGAAACTGGGATGAGTTGATGCCAGTGGTTGAGTTTGCTATTAACCCATCACTGCTCCACTGTTTTAAGTAG